The window CGATATTTCGAAAACCTAATGAGATAAAGAAATTCTGAGGTGATATTTAATGCGATGCTTAATCCTTTAGAGAATTATACTTTGGTGTCTGGGTTAGTCATTGATTTTGTCAAagcattttttgtattttaaaatgtgttcAAGTGTTTTAATTACAACGTatagttgaattttatttctctCTTCCACTAGCCTTTATATTTGGGACATACATTATATGATAATGAAACTACAATAATACatcattttgcattttttgaaaatcctAAATGGTTTAAATATCCAATGCTGCGGTCTGGTGTCGTTTTCAGTATGTCATTATTCAAAAGGTAAGTTTATATAGTAATACATTATCaggatatacaaaataaatattacggaAAATTTTACATGCTTTTTCAACATTCTAAAATAGTATCGCCGATGTTTACGAAAATCATATAAACAAAAGACAATTACAAAATTCGGAATTTAGTATTGATGCCGCCCATGAGTTGTCTCGATTTATCTATGATAATATAAGAATTTCAACAACTTTTACTACAATGAactcaaaaattaataaaaacaaaacacatacaaCAACTTCATCTAATAATTCTGACCTGCCGCATACTGACTTTCATATGACACCTATTAATGCGAATCTAGACAACTATAAGTCTcgtataaatatacaaaaacagaaaataattttaaagaaagcttCATACATTTGCCCTGAGGCCACATGGGAGACCGGAAGCAAGCAgaataacaagaacaacaagGTGTATAATGATAATGAAAAATGTGCCATGTATggtgaaaaaacaacaaatgcagCATTATCAATGACATGTGTAAGTATCCGTGAgaagaattgcaaaaaaaaaacgtataacatacacatttttcattttaacccTAAAAATCTCCAGTCAGTCAGTTTCATTAGGTTTTTCTCTTACCAGAAACAATGTGAAGATTTAACATTAAAGTTAGACATTCTTATTTTTGCAGCTTCCTGTTAAACGTGAAGAAATTTATTTCGCTGTTAAAACATGTTCGAAATATCATCACGAACGTCtaacaataatacaaaacaCCTGGGCACAATACGTCAaacatgttaaatattttagtgaTTTACAAGGTAAGAGATgatttcagaaaattataaataatagttttgttgAAAATAGGCACTTAGCTTTATATAGATATTGTCGGTCAAAGgtcacaaaacaattttttctttggaGTAATACATTCTAGTATAATACTATTTTGGATGACACTAGTTGTATTCAAGctatatttcataattataacCTACTCCACTTGAagacaataatattggtcctatacccaccctaaagtcgatttagatatgtccgtccgtccaactaaaaaactaaatcacattttattcgtatacaggtatATTATAtgcataatttaatatttccaggttcaaaattacaagaaattcaaaaagtgccttttgaagaacgacAAAGTACTAAAATGTACACTTTTGTAGATTCTCACATAATGCATGATGCATGCAGTCTCTGAACGTGATCCACATTCATacttctaagttcaatattatagaaatatcaaaaagtaccttctgaagaatgaaaaagtaccaaaaagtacctataaaatgttctcacttaatttatgctctacatgcttaatttcatgtttctagattcaaattatagaaaattcaaaaagtaccttttgtagaactaaaagtaccaaaaagttcccttctATAGGTTCTCAccttacatatttaatttcatgtttctagattcaatattcgGTTATAGTCGAATTATTATAGAGATACTACAATATTTGACACAATTATGAACTCAAAAGCCCTTTCCGTGGGGTAGGGTTGTATAGGGGTTAAGtgaaaataatggaccgatttcaacggTTTTCAACAGGCTTTGTCGTTGGGACGAAAACACGCATgattcaaatttcattaaaatattttgaaaattgtaacaTCTACCTtgagcacaaggtttacatggacagccagccggacagacggacggacacggcttaatcgacttagaaagtgGTTGTGAAACTGATTTCTGACGGTCAGACGGATCTTAATCTATATATCTTAATTGACTCCgctatttataaggatccaCAATATATATATGCTTtaaagggtcggaaaattatattacagaaattaTAAACGTAATTGCAAACGTATACCCTTCTCAAGAATGTGAAAGGTATGATAATatgaaatttcataaattttttaactaaaatgctGGAAATGCATTAACATCTAAAGTCGCAGGTATTACAATAAGCACAACTCAGAATTCCTAGcacaatgtttaattaaaatatccgTGTTATTCTCCAAACGTGGTTGTACTTAGCTAAGTTGTTTAAGTATATACTCGTACAATAagtttgttaaattatatttatgtttaatatgtattttaagatGACACAATACCAACCACTAACACTGGCATACCAAATGTTGAGATGGGACATTGTGCAAAAACATTACAAATTCTAAAATTAGCTTTGAGGAATATTGAAaactacaataacaaacaacacaGACTGCATCAAGTTAATCAAGCAAAATATGAGAATCATCAAATACAGTGGTTGTTCCTAACTGATGATGATACTTTATTAAGGTATGTATTTAAGTGTAAGTCAGTAGCTATGCCCTCCTCCATTTTCATGGTTCATCGAAGA of the Lucilia cuprina isolate Lc7/37 chromosome 2, ASM2204524v1, whole genome shotgun sequence genome contains:
- the LOC111687376 gene encoding beta-1,3-glucosyltransferase isoform X2, with the protein product MNTKMSTTTNNNQQMEIISDNTRWVVFCEDQTHVKLKLLMEKLNDENHTQPLYLGHTLYDNETTIIHHFAFFENPKWFKYPMLRSGVVFSMSLFKSIADVYENHINKRQLQNSEFSIDAAHELSRFIYDNIRISTTFTTMNSKINKNKTHTTTSSNNSDLPHTDFHMTPINANLDNYKSRINIQKQKIILKKASYICPEATWETGSKQNNKNNKVYNDNEKCAMYGEKTTNAALSMTCLPVKREEIYFAVKTCSKYHHERLTIIQNTWAQYVKHVKYFSDLQDDTIPTTNTGIPNVEMGHCAKTLQILKLALRNIENYNNKQHRLHQVNQAKYENHQIQWLFLTDDDTLLSVSGVCQVLGCYNSMDEIYLGERYGYRLYAEDGFNYITGGGGIAFSLPVVKLILQHCSCPSATAPDDMILGSCLHSLQLKALHSPRFHQARPNDYPLELLQQEPPVSFHKFWQLDPIEVYNQWFAAEDHQLFAMENHVLKNLIDLDYSSKNRKLLAKTEHLNLNGIPVSLESSLYHSKEHHVDL